Proteins from one Clostridium cellulovorans 743B genomic window:
- a CDS encoding class I SAM-dependent methyltransferase, which yields MIHLKRFIPDSDIRNWVGPFQDKDDYFNLGKSQAEEIINWLNIKPVDKILDLGCGCGRIAIHFLDYLNEEGKYIGIDNNKELLSYCSENISAVKENFYFQFLDVYNGAYAKEGKLKVQEIKLPIERSSIDSVILWSVFTHMYIDDINSYLKESNRVLKENGTIIVALNIINDFSKKQMEEGKAVLKMKYSVDDYSCTLDRDTPESGFGHSEDKIKELFWNNNFIIREIKYGSWCCGQIGGEFHDCIIAQKSL from the coding sequence ATGATACATTTAAAAAGATTTATTCCAGATTCAGATATAAGAAACTGGGTTGGGCCTTTTCAAGATAAAGATGATTATTTTAACTTAGGAAAATCACAAGCCGAAGAGATTATCAACTGGCTTAATATTAAACCTGTGGATAAGATATTAGATTTAGGTTGTGGTTGTGGAAGAATTGCAATTCATTTTCTAGATTATTTAAATGAAGAAGGAAAATATATAGGCATTGATAATAACAAAGAACTTCTTTCATATTGTTCAGAGAACATATCAGCTGTGAAGGAAAACTTTTATTTTCAGTTTCTTGATGTATATAATGGAGCCTATGCAAAAGAGGGTAAGCTAAAAGTTCAAGAAATTAAGTTACCTATTGAGAGAAGTTCAATTGACAGTGTAATTTTATGGTCTGTTTTTACACATATGTATATAGACGATATTAATTCATATTTAAAAGAATCAAACAGGGTTTTAAAAGAAAATGGAACAATTATTGTAGCTTTAAATATAATTAATGATTTTTCAAAGAAACAGATGGAAGAAGGTAAGGCTGTTTTGAAGATGAAATATTCTGTAGATGATTATTCATGTACCTTGGATAGAGATACACCAGAAAGTGGTTTTGGACATTCTGAGGATAAGATTAAAGAATTGTTTTGGAATAATAACTTTATTATTAGGGAGATTAAATATGGTTCATGGTGTTGTGGTCAGATTGGTGGAGAATTTCATGATTGTATTATAGCGCAAAAGTCATTATAG
- a CDS encoding lactonase family protein: MRKILIGSYTNKEKSGIYQYDFDEHNVKAKLVKTYDELENPSYLIVDYPSSSVYVVSETKAGAVGRYFLDDDIKLHYKESQLTKGDDPCHLARYNEELIVCNYSSGDMSIHSVKMAGKVSEEKQTIKHQGYGVNPKRQEAAHIHFVSPTPDNALISVVDLGIDAVIFYEKHQDKYIEYSRLLCEAGSGPRHLVFHKDLNLIYVVNELSSTVSVYKHEGDYKVFTLIQNISTIPDSFVENNQCAAIVMSKDFYYLYITNRGHNSVAYFSIDDVSGKLTLVNIISTEGKWPRDCALAPTQDYLFVANEHSDSVSIFKRNIFDGSIKFHSAIAVSEPTCIAFIK; the protein is encoded by the coding sequence ATGCGAAAAATTTTAATCGGTAGTTATACCAACAAAGAAAAATCAGGTATTTATCAGTATGATTTTGATGAGCATAATGTAAAAGCAAAACTAGTAAAGACCTATGATGAGCTTGAGAATCCGTCCTATTTGATAGTAGATTATCCTAGCAGCAGTGTTTATGTAGTTAGTGAAACTAAAGCTGGTGCTGTTGGAAGATATTTTTTAGATGACGACATAAAGCTTCATTATAAGGAAAGTCAATTAACTAAAGGTGATGATCCATGCCATTTAGCAAGGTATAATGAGGAGTTAATTGTCTGCAATTATTCTTCAGGAGATATGTCCATTCATTCAGTGAAGATGGCAGGGAAGGTTTCTGAAGAAAAACAAACAATTAAACATCAGGGGTATGGAGTAAACCCTAAGCGCCAAGAAGCTGCACATATCCATTTTGTTTCTCCTACACCAGACAATGCTTTGATTTCCGTGGTTGATTTAGGGATTGATGCAGTTATATTTTATGAAAAGCACCAGGATAAATATATTGAGTATAGTAGACTACTTTGTGAAGCAGGTTCAGGACCAAGACATCTTGTTTTTCATAAAGATTTAAACTTAATATATGTGGTAAATGAATTATCATCGACTGTCAGTGTTTATAAGCACGAGGGTGACTATAAGGTGTTTACCCTTATCCAGAATATATCAACAATTCCTGATTCCTTTGTAGAGAATAATCAGTGTGCAGCTATAGTGATGAGCAAGGATTTTTATTATCTTTATATAACTAATAGAGGCCATAATAGTGTTGCTTATTTTTCAATAGATGACGTTAGTGGTAAATTAACTCTAGTTAATATTATTAGCACTGAGGGAAAGTGGCCAAGAGATTGTGCTTTAGCACCAACGCAGGACTATTTATTTGTAGCTAATGAGCATAGTGATAGTGTTAGCATTTTTAAACGTAATATTTTTGATGGTTCAATAAAATTTCATTCAGCAATTGCTGTTAGTGAACCTACCTGTATCGCTTTTATAAAATAG
- the guaD gene encoding guanine deaminase — METTEEIIKILKGNIVYTETCNSFEMVENGYIVVDGNYVEGVYKDLPDKYKHFNIKNYGDRLIIPGFIDLHTHGAQFAIRGIGYDKELLPWLETYTFPEEAKFSNKDYAEKVYREFVNELYTEGTTRAVIFGTIHQEATEILMELLEGKEIISYVGKVNMDRNCPDFLKENADESIRTTIQWIESCHNKYKFVKPIITPRFVPTCSDSLMKALGDIAINNSIPVQSHLSENTDEIKWVGELHPDCESYGAVYDKYNLFGKTKTIMAHCVHLTEEEISKIIKNQVFIAHCPSSNINLSSGISPISKLLKNNAPLGLGSDIAGGETLSMLSVMSCAVKVSKLRKVCYGEDEMSLTIPEVFYLATKGGGKFFGKVGSFEGGYEFDALVIDDDNLWKVRKGKIEERIERLIYLGSSKNIMSRYVFGKEV, encoded by the coding sequence ATGGAAACTACAGAGGAGATTATAAAAATCTTAAAAGGGAATATTGTTTATACTGAAACTTGCAATTCTTTTGAGATGGTTGAAAATGGATATATTGTAGTTGATGGAAATTATGTAGAAGGCGTATATAAAGATTTGCCAGATAAATATAAGCATTTCAATATAAAAAATTATGGCGATAGATTGATTATTCCTGGCTTTATAGATTTGCATACTCATGGTGCGCAATTTGCTATAAGGGGAATAGGATATGATAAAGAATTGTTACCTTGGCTCGAAACTTATACATTTCCTGAGGAAGCAAAGTTTAGTAATAAAGATTATGCAGAAAAGGTTTATAGAGAATTTGTAAATGAATTATATACTGAAGGTACGACAAGAGCAGTTATTTTTGGGACAATCCATCAAGAAGCTACGGAAATTTTAATGGAACTTTTAGAGGGTAAGGAGATAATTTCTTATGTTGGAAAGGTGAACATGGATAGAAATTGTCCCGATTTTTTAAAAGAAAATGCTGATGAATCAATAAGAACTACTATTCAATGGATAGAAAGTTGCCATAATAAATATAAATTTGTTAAGCCTATAATTACTCCAAGATTTGTACCAACCTGTTCTGATTCATTAATGAAGGCTTTAGGTGATATTGCAATAAATAATTCAATACCAGTTCAATCACATCTATCTGAAAATACTGATGAAATTAAATGGGTAGGAGAGTTACATCCTGATTGTGAAAGTTACGGCGCTGTTTATGATAAATACAATCTTTTTGGAAAAACCAAAACAATAATGGCTCATTGTGTCCATTTAACGGAAGAAGAAATAAGTAAAATCATTAAGAACCAAGTATTTATAGCACATTGTCCTAGCTCAAATATCAACCTATCAAGTGGAATATCACCAATTAGTAAGTTATTAAAAAATAATGCACCATTAGGGCTTGGGTCTGATATTGCTGGTGGAGAGACTTTGAGTATGCTTTCTGTTATGTCCTGTGCAGTGAAAGTATCAAAGCTTAGAAAAGTGTGTTATGGAGAAGATGAAATGTCACTTACTATACCAGAAGTTTTTTATTTAGCGACAAAGGGTGGAGGAAAATTCTTTGGAAAAGTTGGCAGTTTTGAAGGTGGTTATGAATTTGATGCTTTAGTTATAGACGACGATAATTTATGGAAAGTAAGAAAAGGTAAGATAGAAGAAAGAATAGAACGTTTAATTTATTTAGGTTCTAGTAAGAACATTATGTCAAGATATGTTTTTGGAAAAGAGGTATAG
- a CDS encoding methyl-accepting chemotaxis protein: MKSIKFKIFFAIVISSVLIALLIGSISITNSTNVAETNSKEKLTLICEKKTNELNGTISNIEQSVNTLGDIVVENLDDVNKFSTDLNYLQNYQNGIEEIAKAFGKNTEGAMTFYIRFNPKLTPPTSGVFYSKPNANSEFEKLVPTDFSKYDPSDTAHVGWYYIPVNAGKPVWLDPYLNSNINVQMISYVVPIYKDGKSIGIVGMDIDFKSIQGIVQDTKAYDTGYAFLLNEKHNVLSHPEFSMNENFGTIENGIFKSITEDMNKSSVSEKLSSYKYKNINKNLTFTHLSNGWIFAVAAPSSEILAQSNKLMKIIGLFSILGMVLSGVVAFGLGNIIAKPIVKITAIMKKLENLDLTHDKELDSLLKSKDEIGQLSKAFDNMRGEFVGLIKQILEKSKSISDSSEELSATVEELTVKADKIENAVEHIAYNVQETSSASEEISASIQEVDFSVNLLADKATDGNNSANQSKERAQEVQKQGKISAEETRNLYNEKKENGLKAIKDGKIVEDIKLMAETIAGISGQTNLLALNASIEAARAGDQGKGFAVVADEVRNLAEQSAEAVSNIQSTITKVQAAFRNLSDNSKEVLDFIHENVDPQLETMEKIGQQYYCDSEFVTRMSDEIAVMSKELTSTIGQVNEAVQNTAQIAQKSALEAETIKDSISETTKAIEQVATTAQNQAALAEKLNEMVNRFKI, from the coding sequence ATGAAAAGTATAAAATTTAAAATATTTTTCGCAATAGTTATAAGTTCAGTTTTAATTGCATTATTAATCGGATCTATAAGCATTACAAACTCAACAAACGTTGCTGAGACAAATTCAAAAGAGAAGCTTACATTAATTTGTGAGAAGAAAACCAATGAACTGAACGGAACAATTTCTAATATTGAGCAATCAGTAAACACTTTAGGAGATATTGTTGTTGAAAATTTAGATGATGTGAATAAGTTTAGCACTGATTTGAATTATTTGCAAAACTACCAAAATGGTATTGAAGAAATAGCTAAAGCCTTTGGTAAAAATACAGAAGGGGCTATGACATTTTACATAAGGTTTAATCCAAAACTTACTCCACCAACATCTGGAGTTTTCTACTCTAAACCAAATGCTAACAGTGAATTTGAAAAACTAGTTCCAACAGATTTTAGCAAATATGATCCAAGTGATACAGCACATGTGGGATGGTATTACATACCAGTTAATGCTGGAAAACCAGTGTGGCTAGATCCATATTTAAATTCTAATATAAATGTTCAGATGATTTCCTATGTGGTACCAATTTATAAAGATGGAAAATCAATTGGTATAGTTGGTATGGATATTGATTTCAAGAGTATTCAAGGAATTGTACAAGATACTAAAGCTTATGATACAGGGTATGCATTTTTATTAAATGAAAAGCACAATGTTTTGTCACATCCAGAGTTTAGTATGAATGAAAATTTTGGAACTATAGAAAATGGAATATTCAAATCAATTACAGAAGATATGAATAAAAGCTCAGTTTCTGAGAAGTTAAGTTCATATAAATATAAAAATATAAATAAAAATCTAACATTTACACATCTTTCAAATGGTTGGATATTTGCGGTGGCAGCTCCTTCATCAGAGATATTAGCTCAATCTAATAAGCTTATGAAAATAATTGGACTATTTAGCATATTGGGAATGGTATTATCTGGAGTAGTTGCTTTTGGTCTTGGGAACATCATTGCAAAGCCTATAGTTAAAATTACAGCAATAATGAAAAAATTAGAGAATCTTGACTTAACACATGATAAGGAATTAGATTCTTTATTAAAATCGAAGGATGAAATAGGACAACTTTCTAAGGCTTTTGACAATATGAGAGGAGAATTCGTTGGACTTATTAAGCAAATATTAGAGAAATCTAAGAGCATTAGTGATTCCAGTGAAGAGCTTTCAGCTACAGTAGAAGAACTTACTGTAAAAGCTGATAAAATAGAAAATGCAGTAGAGCATATAGCTTATAATGTTCAAGAAACTAGTTCTGCATCAGAGGAGATAAGTGCATCTATTCAAGAGGTGGATTTTAGTGTTAATCTTTTAGCTGATAAAGCAACAGATGGAAATAATAGTGCAAACCAATCAAAAGAAAGAGCACAAGAAGTACAAAAACAAGGAAAGATATCAGCTGAAGAAACAAGAAACTTGTACAATGAGAAAAAAGAAAATGGGTTAAAAGCAATAAAGGATGGAAAAATAGTTGAAGATATAAAACTAATGGCAGAGACTATTGCTGGGATTTCAGGGCAAACAAATTTACTTGCACTGAATGCTAGTATTGAAGCTGCAAGGGCTGGAGATCAAGGAAAAGGCTTTGCGGTTGTAGCTGATGAAGTTAGAAATCTTGCAGAGCAATCAGCAGAAGCAGTTTCTAATATTCAAAGCACTATTACTAAGGTGCAAGCTGCATTTAGAAATCTTTCAGACAATAGTAAGGAAGTGTTAGACTTTATTCATGAGAATGTGGATCCTCAACTAGAGACTATGGAGAAAATTGGACAGCAGTATTATTGTGATTCAGAATTTGTAACAAGAATGTCAGATGAGATAGCTGTTATGTCAAAAGAACTTACATCTACAATAGGGCAAGTAAATGAAGCAGTTCAAAATACAGCACAAATTGCACAAAAATCAGCATTGGAAGCTGAAACAATAAAAGATAGTATAAGTGAAACTACAAAAGCTATAGAACAAGTAGCAACAACAGCACAAAATCAAGCTGCCCTTGCAGAAAAACTTAATGAAATGGTAAATAGATTTAAGATATAA
- a CDS encoding class I SAM-dependent methyltransferase, translating into MSLEEMSSFFTKRVEDYDNHMINEVEGCRDGYEKIAEFVPSTTNNLLDLGCGTGLQLEKIFNKLPNLKVTGIDITKAMLDKLKEKYETKDLYLINASYFDYDFGIEVYDTAISFQTLHHFSHKDKRTLFEKIYTTLKTNGFYIEGDYMVQSQEEEDFYYAENKRLREEMGVMDGFFHYDTPCTIENEINLLKSVGFSQVKKLWQKDNTVILVAKK; encoded by the coding sequence ATGAGTTTAGAAGAAATGAGTTCTTTTTTTACTAAAAGGGTTGAAGATTATGATAATCACATGATTAATGAAGTTGAAGGTTGCAGAGACGGCTATGAAAAAATAGCGGAATTTGTCCCATCAACGACTAACAACTTGTTAGATTTAGGTTGTGGAACAGGTCTTCAGTTAGAAAAAATATTTAATAAACTTCCCAACCTTAAAGTTACTGGCATCGATATTACCAAAGCCATGTTAGATAAGCTAAAAGAAAAATATGAAACTAAAGATTTATACTTGATAAATGCAAGCTATTTTGATTATGATTTTGGCATTGAGGTTTATGATACAGCAATCTCATTTCAGACACTTCATCACTTTTCTCATAAAGATAAGAGGACTTTGTTTGAAAAAATATATACAACACTTAAAACTAACGGTTTCTACATAGAAGGTGATTATATGGTACAGTCACAAGAAGAAGAAGATTTTTATTATGCAGAAAATAAAAGACTTCGTGAAGAAATGGGAGTTATGGATGGCTTTTTTCATTATGATACTCCTTGTACTATTGAAAATGAGATTAACTTGTTAAAATCTGTAGGCTTTTCACAAGTTAAAAAACTTTGGCAAAAAGATAACACAGTCATTTTGGTAGCTAAAAAATAA
- a CDS encoding CD3324 family protein, with translation MSYIKATDVLPEEILLLIQQYVDGEYLYIPRKETNKKSWGENTNSRKELSLRNSNIYNDYRKGLNIKNLSSKYFLSEKSIQRIIRQSNR, from the coding sequence ATGAGCTATATAAAGGCAACAGACGTTTTACCAGAAGAAATATTATTATTAATCCAACAATATGTTGATGGTGAATATTTATATATTCCAAGAAAAGAAACAAACAAAAAATCTTGGGGTGAAAATACTAATAGTCGAAAGGAACTTTCCTTGAGAAATTCCAACATATACAATGATTATCGTAAGGGGTTGAACATCAAAAACCTTTCAAGCAAATATTTCTTATCTGAAAAAAGCATACAGAGAATTATAAGACAATCTAATAGATGA
- a CDS encoding methyl-accepting chemotaxis protein yields MKIKTKLILSISLIVVLSLISISSSFFVSRLQKNDALLINVAGRERMLSQRISKNVFLLFSKDKLEGTEIEAVKKELSASVALYDETLSGFLYGGEITSASGEKVTISDIGDDKVYAADINEIWIEFKKATDKVLLNQDESALQYIKENSNELLKRSNDVTVALEKTSEKKLQLQHDIQLASAIVIVILFTFVVLIISKDVVKPINDLVVLTQRVAQGNLNIKFDDRYKGEFKVLFRNFSIMVNNLRDSIKDTVKICDDVMYESQQLTSYSEMIANSSKEVTKAIEEVANGATDQANEVATSLKITQDLSSLLDKMIDYVSRTKQSVVLMQDSSNNCISQIQQLEGAIEGNLCENKKINSDIFVLSEKSSDISSILTTITTIAEQTNLLALNAAIEAARAGEQGKGFAVVAEEIRKLAEASGVAANQIQLIVSDIVDVIMTTRNAMDAMDKTMRITTETMDDTKQSLRVIENSIDSVIDNTDTEAKAINEISYHKEEVLQNIQHISSIIEMSAAAVEEISATTVQELQDIENLNRSIFNLNDKVKKFEETNKHFNLE; encoded by the coding sequence ATGAAAATAAAAACTAAATTGATTTTATCAATATCATTAATTGTAGTTTTAAGTTTAATAAGTATCAGTTCAAGTTTTTTTGTAAGTCGTTTGCAGAAGAATGATGCATTGCTCATTAATGTTGCTGGACGTGAGAGAATGTTATCTCAAAGAATAAGTAAAAATGTTTTTTTACTTTTTTCCAAGGATAAATTAGAGGGGACAGAGATTGAGGCTGTAAAGAAAGAATTATCAGCTTCTGTAGCATTGTATGATGAGACTCTATCAGGTTTTTTATATGGTGGTGAAATTACTTCCGCTTCAGGAGAAAAGGTAACAATATCAGATATAGGTGATGATAAGGTTTATGCAGCTGATATTAATGAAATATGGATAGAGTTTAAAAAAGCCACAGATAAGGTGTTATTAAATCAAGATGAAAGTGCACTACAGTATATCAAGGAGAATAGCAACGAACTTCTTAAAAGATCAAATGATGTAACTGTTGCATTAGAAAAAACTAGTGAGAAAAAACTACAACTTCAACATGACATTCAATTAGCTAGTGCCATTGTTATTGTGATATTATTTACTTTCGTAGTTTTAATCATTTCTAAAGATGTAGTAAAACCGATAAATGATTTAGTGGTTTTAACACAGCGAGTTGCACAGGGGAATTTAAATATAAAATTTGATGATAGATATAAAGGTGAATTTAAAGTACTGTTTAGGAATTTTAGTATCATGGTAAATAATTTGAGAGATTCAATCAAGGATACAGTTAAAATATGTGATGATGTTATGTACGAATCCCAACAGTTGACAAGTTATTCAGAGATGATTGCAAATTCGTCTAAAGAGGTTACTAAGGCAATTGAAGAAGTGGCAAATGGTGCAACTGATCAAGCTAACGAAGTAGCGACATCTCTAAAAATAACTCAAGACTTATCTAGTTTATTAGACAAAATGATAGATTATGTATCGAGAACAAAACAAAGCGTGGTATTGATGCAAGATAGTTCAAATAATTGTATATCTCAAATTCAGCAGCTTGAGGGAGCAATAGAGGGTAACTTGTGCGAGAATAAAAAGATTAATAGTGATATTTTTGTTTTAAGTGAAAAAAGTAGTGATATTAGTAGTATTTTAACTACCATTACTACAATTGCTGAACAAACAAATTTACTAGCATTAAATGCAGCTATAGAGGCAGCTAGGGCAGGGGAACAAGGAAAAGGCTTTGCAGTTGTTGCTGAGGAGATTAGGAAGTTAGCTGAAGCTAGTGGTGTTGCAGCAAATCAGATTCAATTGATTGTTTCAGATATTGTAGATGTCATAATGACTACTAGAAATGCTATGGATGCTATGGATAAAACTATGAGGATAACAACTGAAACTATGGATGATACAAAACAATCTCTAAGGGTAATTGAAAATAGCATTGATAGTGTCATAGATAATACTGATACTGAGGCTAAGGCTATTAATGAAATCTCTTACCATAAAGAAGAGGTATTACAAAATATTCAGCATATCTCATCTATAATTGAGATGTCTGCAGCAGCAGTTGAAGAAATAAGTGCAACAACTGTTCAAGAATTACAAGATATTGAAAATCTTAATCGCAGTATTTTTAACTTAAATGATAAAGTTAAAAAATTTGAGGAAACAAATAAGCACTTTAATTTAGAGTAG
- a CDS encoding methyl-accepting chemotaxis protein: MFHKKNKVVNVLKVINNVQVSDNTTDDNLQTKDITGGNGFNTFFKHFKKYYSFIIEIGKNNFSLASKLSSFNVILHHRSQLIKEKSKVVAEAAQSTLAATEETNASINEVTNVLAKYTTTSEKVAEETKKLLELNAQNTCNLDDAISTSSKTILKSEELVETMENLQLALREINFIVNGVHQIAEQTNLLSLNASIEAAKAGDAGKGFAVVADEIRKLAENTKEKLQAMNEFTNKISLTTKESLAKVQDTISSVTIANKKITAVHKSFDSSNAKLIKVASDVDEFSTSITDIMASVEQINAAMSMIGSDAEKLTIESNTLEYEANQLNSLGEQANDAIDLAKQITASTGNLFSHSLYQLTNEDFKAYLLSSISNHKKWVNELHRMSQTNTIEPLQLDGTQCAFGHFYNSIKPYNKEIHPIWDSINKDHLDLHDIGHDVINAIKKKDDADKEKKLQLADKLSNSVIYKLQQILRILRDNPDIIIFSELN, from the coding sequence TTGTTTCATAAAAAAAATAAAGTAGTAAATGTTCTCAAGGTTATTAATAATGTCCAAGTTTCGGATAATACTACCGATGATAATTTACAAACTAAAGACATTACTGGTGGTAATGGATTTAACACTTTTTTCAAGCACTTTAAAAAATACTATTCTTTCATTATTGAGATTGGAAAAAACAACTTTTCTTTAGCTTCAAAATTAAGTAGTTTTAATGTAATATTACATCATCGCTCTCAGCTTATAAAAGAAAAGTCAAAGGTTGTTGCTGAAGCAGCTCAATCAACATTGGCAGCAACGGAAGAAACTAATGCTAGTATTAACGAAGTTACCAATGTTTTAGCTAAGTATACAACAACTTCTGAAAAAGTTGCTGAAGAAACAAAAAAGTTATTAGAACTTAATGCACAAAATACTTGTAATTTAGATGATGCTATTTCCACCAGTAGTAAAACAATACTGAAATCAGAAGAGTTAGTTGAAACTATGGAAAACCTGCAGTTAGCCCTTAGAGAAATTAATTTTATAGTTAATGGTGTACATCAAATTGCTGAACAAACAAACCTTTTATCCTTAAATGCATCTATTGAAGCTGCTAAAGCAGGGGATGCTGGCAAGGGTTTCGCTGTTGTTGCAGATGAGATTCGAAAACTTGCAGAAAATACAAAAGAGAAATTACAAGCTATGAATGAATTTACTAATAAAATTTCTTTAACCACAAAAGAAAGCCTTGCTAAAGTGCAAGATACAATATCTTCAGTAACTATAGCAAACAAAAAAATTACTGCTGTTCATAAATCCTTTGATTCAAGTAATGCTAAGTTAATAAAGGTAGCTTCTGATGTAGATGAGTTTTCAACTTCTATCACTGATATCATGGCTTCCGTTGAGCAAATTAATGCTGCAATGAGTATGATTGGAAGTGACGCAGAAAAGTTAACAATAGAATCAAATACTCTTGAATACGAGGCTAATCAACTAAATTCTTTAGGTGAACAAGCTAATGACGCCATTGATCTTGCAAAACAAATTACTGCTAGTACAGGTAATCTATTTTCACATAGCCTATACCAACTAACAAATGAGGATTTTAAAGCTTACCTACTAAGTTCTATAAGTAATCATAAAAAATGGGTTAATGAACTACACCGTATGTCTCAAACTAATACAATTGAACCTTTACAATTAGACGGAACACAATGTGCTTTTGGTCATTTTTACAACTCTATCAAACCATATAACAAAGAAATTCATCCTATTTGGGATAGTATAAACAAAGATCACCTTGATCTTCACGATATCGGTCATGATGTTATCAATGCAATAAAGAAAAAAGATGATGCAGATAAAGAAAAGAAACTTCAACTTGCAGATAAACTTTCTAATAGCGTTATATATAAATTACAGCAAATACTTAGAATCCTCAGAGATAATCCAGACATTATAATTTTTTCAGAATTAAATTAA
- a CDS encoding sensor histidine kinase codes for MLRKIKKFIFIIENSGLTKEEIIEFEKKRINLNVSRTNKPIVAVFIFSSIQIVIDIFDIVLGKNDIKQLSNIFLLHVFAVIFSLLWVLFYKFKDKYNIFRMLEKTYYLFNVIFVVICANNSVNNLAVSGQISPYIISCFVFAWVLLIPPKISVTTLIAGAIGFLIRVRFEGLPHNAWMGVLISVVICTIFSVIMSINSYSNFLGQYINNKMLVEINRKLEALEKDRLEFFANISHELRTPINIIYTANQMINVTNKNSSCPIKALSKYSNMIQQNCNRLIRLVENVIDITKIDSLSFEVRLINADIINILEETYFSIRDYVEKKGLKIYFNTNIDKKIIACDPYNIERIILNILSNSIKFTKPGGEIKISITSDENFVYISVSDTGIGIPENMIDRIFERFVQVDKSTMRQNEGSGIGLSLVKGLVELHNGTISVNSVLGKGSEFIIKLPNKITEKENNISQLGLISDSTEKVSIQFSDIY; via the coding sequence ATGCTTAGAAAAATAAAAAAATTTATATTTATTATAGAAAATAGTGGATTAACCAAGGAAGAAATTATTGAATTTGAAAAAAAGAGGATAAACTTAAATGTTTCTAGAACTAACAAACCTATTGTAGCTGTATTTATATTTTCTTCTATTCAAATTGTAATCGATATATTTGATATAGTACTAGGAAAAAATGATATTAAACAATTATCGAACATATTTTTACTTCATGTATTTGCCGTAATTTTTTCTTTGCTATGGGTATTATTTTATAAATTTAAAGACAAATATAATATATTCAGAATGTTGGAAAAGACTTATTACTTATTTAATGTTATTTTTGTTGTAATATGTGCAAATAATTCAGTAAATAATTTAGCAGTATCGGGGCAAATTTCTCCATATATAATTTCTTGTTTTGTTTTTGCTTGGGTATTATTGATTCCACCCAAAATAAGTGTTACTACTTTAATCGCTGGAGCAATAGGTTTTTTAATTAGAGTAAGATTTGAAGGGCTACCACATAATGCGTGGATGGGTGTGCTTATTTCAGTAGTTATATGCACTATTTTCTCTGTTATCATGTCAATAAATAGTTATTCAAATTTTTTAGGACAATATATAAATAATAAAATGTTAGTGGAGATAAATAGAAAGTTAGAAGCTTTAGAAAAGGATAGATTAGAATTCTTTGCTAATATTTCTCATGAACTTAGAACACCTATTAACATCATATATACAGCAAACCAAATGATAAATGTAACAAATAAAAACAGTAGTTGCCCAATTAAAGCTTTATCAAAGTATTCAAATATGATACAGCAAAATTGTAATAGACTTATTAGATTAGTTGAGAATGTCATAGATATTACTAAGATAGATTCATTAAGTTTTGAGGTACGACTTATAAATGCCGACATCATAAATATATTAGAAGAAACATATTTTTCTATAAGAGATTATGTAGAGAAAAAAGGATTAAAGATATATTTTAATACAAATATTGATAAAAAAATTATTGCCTGTGATCCATATAATATAGAAAGGATAATTTTAAATATCTTATCTAATTCGATAAAGTTCACAAAACCAGGAGGTGAAATCAAAATAAGCATAACTTCTGATGAAAATTTTGTATATATTTCTGTAAGTGATACGGGAATAGGAATACCAGAGAATATGATTGACAGAATCTTTGAGAGATTTGTACAAGTGGATAAATCAACAATGAGGCAGAATGAAGGTAGCGGTATAGGTTTATCTTTAGTAAAAGGGTTAGTTGAACTTCATAATGGAACAATATCTGTTAATAGCGTACTTGGAAAGGGAAGTGAATTTATTATTAAACTCCCAAATAAGATAACAGAAAAGGAAAATAACATTTCTCAGTTAGGGCTTATCAGTGATTCAACAGAGAAGGTAAGTATTCAATTCTCGGATATTTATTGA